The genomic segment AATTCGCCTTCTctcattatatttttcttcactcccctgacaaaaaataaaataaaattagaagaaacCTTGAACTTGGATTTTAGGTTTGATGATTTTTGTTGTGTGGGTTCTTTGGGAATAGAAGAGATAATGAAGGTTGTTGTGGtctttgttatattattttgaattcatATTTCATGTTTTTTACGTGATTCTTATGGGAATCATCTACCAGAAATGGAACTCACCTGATATGTGGTTCTGTTTGTGTTTAAAAGTTGAGacctttcaatatttttatctgATTATGGattttatgttttgttgggGCTTTAACTTTGTTTAGAAATTCtgtttttgaaagttttgagACATTGTCGCATTAGTTGTTTGTGTTAGCATGTTTTATTGTCTATGGGATTGTGGACCTTATATCAATGGTGGTTTGCATGCTTTTCAATTAGGTAAAGTGATTTTGTGGGATGATTGTTGTGGTTTGCTTGTTTTGACTTTTGTAGCAGACCCTTAATTTACTtactttattgtttttctttttttgtgtgGTATGTTGACATGGATGTTTGGATTTCAGAAAGAGGAAATGGCTGGAAAATCAAGCAAAGGGAGGAACAAAAAAGGGTCCCAGCATGCTTCTAGTACTTCAGAACCAGCAGTCTATTCTGATCTTCCTGTGAAGAATAACCTGGAAGCCACTTTAGAATCTGCTGACGTAGCTGAAACTGCAGCAATTGGTGATTCTGTTGGTGCCAATCATGAGTCGAAagaacatgaaacaataactgAAGGGAGCCAACAAAAGCAAGTGAAATGGGTTAGGAATTAACTTTATTGCTTATTGATATAATGACATTACATGATAATTGGACGTAAAACTtctttgatatataaaattattaagagaTAAAGAAGTTACACTCAAATTACATTAAACAAAAAGTAGTTAAGAACATAAATCATAATTGAATAGAATATCTTTACTGTAAAAACAGTATGaaaccaaataaataatgaaactccAATCATTAAAACACAACTTTATAGGTGGAATACATAAAATTGCATATTACTTTTTCTCGTTGGATTATCCCAATTGCCTAACTACATTGTAACCTCATTTGTGGCTATTTGTGTAATATTATGGTTATGTGCAATTTAAAATCCCAAGTTGTTATAAAACTGTTATGGCTGCTACAATGTGGCAATTTTGGACACCTGCCATCGGTTATTTGCTGCTGTATGGTGCAATCCCTGAAGGCACCCATCATGCCACGTGCTGTGCCACCCATTATGTAACTCCCCTTCATTTTCCGCAGCATTACGtcatatactttaaaatatatctttaccGTTATTTCCTTTTGTCTTTTCCCTCCCTTCcttccatttctttctttttctatgcTTATTCTTCATTTATTTGTATCTTCctaatattctttttcttttcttgttcatTCAATTCAATGTTTTTGATCTCTTGCTTCTTTAATTCAgaatttatttctttgttttttagtaTTTCCGAATCATGTTCCTATTCTTATCGTACTAAATCCAGCTTAATCTGACTGGATGTACACAACAGGGCCCTTTTGTTCTGTAGTGAGGTACTGCATTTGCAGGTCCTAGCAGGATGGAATCGCAGCCATAACAACTACTGTGCTCTAGGGAGGAAAATATCCTATTTTTATCTTACTGAATCCAGCTTTATCTGACTGGATTTACACAATAGGGCCCTTTAGGTCTATTGGTGACCCCATTCTTGCTTAGTGATCTGAATTGCTCTGAAAAAGCATTGCTTACAGGGTTTGACTGTTCACTAGtcaatttttgtttatgtttcatCGTGTTGTCTGTGTTTCTAGTAACTAATTCTGAacgttttttgtttttttaattgctATACTCATAATTTAGTTAATGTTGAAAttatgttttcttgtttttctatcCTATCTCGTTCTTTTCCATCACTCTcaaaatactaaatttttttcttcctacggtttataatttaaaataactaagaTTATCTGTAAATAATGTGAATTTTGCCAACTTCATATGTTTTTACACAGAATATATGCCTTGCAACATATGTGAAACCCTTATTTTACTAGGGATTAGGTGATTGTGCAAGTTTTATCATGTTTCGTGCTATGCATTatgtttgataatttttgttgtgCAATTCCAGTTGTTTAGTcttctattaaaaatattggtaatttagtcaaatttatttcattccTTTTGTTAATGGATATACTAAGacttcaatttcattttatgaCCAATATTTGGTAAAATTATTGTGCAGGTGATCTTCAACTTTACCCTGTTTCTGTTAAAACACAAACTGGGGAGAAACTTGAGCTTCAGGTCAGTTAACTTAATTTGTCAAGCTTTTGCTTGTTACTATATCACAACACATTAAGAGAAACCAAGTGATCAAGCGGTTCCAAGATGATCATGATGGAGATCTGActatttccttttattcttgttgatgtaaaattgtttgaacatttaactatttataatatcaTGTTTACATGTGCTACTATTTCACTGAAGAAAAACTGAGGAATTGAGCTTCTTCTAACTTGTATAAGTGATTCACAGTTGAATCCTGGAGATTCTGTCATGGATGTACGACAATTCCTCCTTGATGCTCCTGAGACGTGTTTTATCACATGCTATGATTTACTGTTGCATACGAAGGATGCATCAACTCATCACCTGGAAGATTATAATGAAATTTCTGAAGTAGCTGATATTACTACTGGGGGTTGCTCCTTGGAAATGGTCCCAGGTATGTTAACGAACTTTGGGTACTTTTGATGATTAAACAATGGTGGATGACAATATGATAAATCCTCTTTGCAGCATTTTATGATGATCGATCTATAAGGGCCCATGTTCACCGTACAAGGGAGTTGCTTTCCCTTTCTAATCTCCATGCTTCACTATCAACATCGCTTGCCCTACAGAATGAGATATCACAAAATAAAGGTTCAAATTCTGCAGGTATAGGATATTTCTGTTGCTATAATCAGTTTATTTAATAAATCCAGTAGGTATGGGATAGTTACTAGACTGCTTCCTAATTTCCTGGAATATCAGATACCTTGAAACCTGAAGTTCCTGAGCTCGATGGACTTGGTTATATGGAGGACATCTCTGGTTCATTGGGTAATTTGTTATCTTCCCCATTGAAGGATATTAAATGCGTAGAGAGCATAGTGTTTTCATCCTTCAATCCTCCTCCGAGCTATAGAAGGTATCCCAAGACGCATCCTCTTCAGTTAATGTAATTTCATTGGCTTGCTTTGTTTATATGCATGAGACTGTTCTGTGGTTGCTTGTAGGCTTCTTGAAGATTTGATTTATTTGGATGTGATCACTCTTGAAggtaataaattttgtattacgGGAAGTACAAAAATGTTTTATGTCAACTCGAGCTCAGCAAATACTCTTGACCCAAGGCAAAGTAAAGCTACTTTTGAAGCAACAAATCTTGTTGCTCTCTTACAAAAGATTAGCCCTAAGTTCAAAAAAAGGTAGTGAAGTGTGATAACTTATTGTTTAGGACTTAAATCTCTGAGAAGTTTGCTTTGAAACCCAGAACTTAACCTTTTGTCCAATTTTGAAGCTTTCCGGGAAGTATTGGAGGGTAGAGCAGCTGCCCATCCTTTTGAAAATGTGCAATCTTTGTTGCCACCTAATTCTTGGCTTGGATTATACCCTGTTCCTGGTGAGCTTAGCCTCTGGCATTTTTGTTTCATCAACattagttttaaattctttgttgaagtattttctttatctaatttgatgatattgttgCTTTTACTTTAGTTCTTGACgatgtatttttcttatttgttttgtgAGAGCACATTGTTATTAAACATCTTTCTATTAACACATCTGGCCATGTAGTTTTTCAAAGTTGAAAAGGGAAAGCTGTGGGCAATAAATAATGCCCTACAAATGTCTTAATAAATTAAGTGATGATATATGTGTGAGGATATAACAGAGGTTGGAGTTGAATTATTGAGGTGGGTCTGTGTGAGTTGCTAGGTTTTTGGATTGTGAgtgtgtgagagagaaaatGTGTGGGGACCTCAGTGAAAAAGACACTGTTGGAAGGAGAAAGTCACATTCCTGGTTATATATGTAATGGCTTGGCATAAGCAATAATCTTTCTACTTTGAGGAGCCAACACAGTTTTGGTGTCCATGTTCGCCGAGGATAGATCAGAATTGAGGACCATGAGAGTAAAGACAGTTGTGTCTTCTTTTGCATAGTACTTACAAACTATGTCAATTAAGTGATGCAAAAATAAGTGTTTTCCCCAATGGTCCCTTCATCCACATGCTTTCACTTTCATGCGATTGACCCTTCGCCTGAATTAAATCCCAATGCCATTCAGATATCAggcataaaattaatatattaattatatcacCACTTCAGTGTTTACCCCATATTTACGtattaaataagatattttgtgtttatatattcataaaacCTCCTTTAACACGTTTTTAATTAACCATTAGTTGTGATCTAACAATGTTTGAAACAAGagaaattttaaagaataaaaaggagagaaaaacaCGTGTACTTTTAGTGTCCTGTTCtaggagaaaataaaatactagTTTAGTCATCACAAATACCTTTCAACGGTTAAACAATAGTTTAGGAAATTTTAAACccttaaaataaagttttaagattaattaatattagcCTGAAGTGTAGTCCAAAATATGTTATAATAGatgtaataataacaaattgtTTTGCACTATTATAAGTATGTTCCTCcgaattaaaagaaatatgaaattaagaatGAAGTTTCTTGTATCCATACATCTTCCAgaattaaagtttgaatattTAATGACCTTAATTCAATTTAAGTCAATTAATACTCTTACTTACATGGAAACTATAAAATTGatctaataataaaagttaaaaaatgaaGTGAAAGATTCTGAATTCACTCCTCTcattagtatttaaaatatataagattgGTTTGAGCggtatgaaagaaaaaaaagagttgaaagagGTCGTAAATTCAACTTttcctaataataaaaattaccaaCTACCATttactaataaaaacaaaaaacatgggAAGATGttattcttctctttttatAAGTTATTCTTCTCTACCAAATCTCATCCACCCATTTATTAACCAAAGAATAGCCCCATTCCCTAATTTGTCCAAGGCTTCACATCTCCGCCTTTTCTAAATTTTACAAACCATGCCTCCAAATTTAgtatatattgaaataattttatctgTCTACtgcttttttatttaacttCCATGTCTcatagtaaattaaattaatcaaatagtACGATATAATTACTAGATAATCATTAGTGCAACGAATGGATACATTATTTTAGACAATAGACATCAATTTATCAACTGAGACATATTAAGATGAGGTAAAAAAGAGAACTTTTTGAGCTCGGTTCAGAATCgaagttaaaagttaaaaattttgttttggttataagAAAATCGAAATagtaaacagaaaaaatttaaaaaaaaataaaataattttaggttTTTAGCAATGGTTCCAATAGCAATCATGCCATAGACCATTTTTTCTTCGGTTCCTAGATGAATTGTTGTCATAGATCTAATTTTATGTAAAGGTATATGGCCTTGGTTTGATCTAGAATGTCATACCATTTTATGTTTCAGTTTTTACTACATCTACAGTTTAAagtctgtttttttttaaatatggttCTATTTTTGTGACATCTCAaatcacaataataaaaaatagacctacataatatataaaatacatcaCAAATATgaaccaaaatatatttttcaacaaaatagAGAATTATAACCatatatatttcacataaaCTCAATGCTTTCATATTCTAATGTACATAATATTATAACCTAACATTTATATGCTATtgtacatatatattatatattttacaagaGTTTTTCTTATGAAATTAATTGACATGTCGTGAAGTGGAATAATAGTcttaaatttttacataaaacacaataaatttaattagtatatatgATTTCCAAATAatagagaattttttttattcaaatattactgTTTTCCAACCACTTATAATATGAACACTAATAGTTGTTGTCATCAAATTCATTACATAGTAATTGCTTATATGAGTCGGTTTATCTATTACACCataatatatcataataataataacaacaattaattaacaaagatagttggaataaaacaattataagaaaaatgggtTTATGGCACCGATTCTCTAAACAACCAAGGTCATACGAGCGTTTCAAAATCTGAACAGTCTGCTGCAAAGTCAAGACCTTGTGGCAGTGGCTCTGCAAAGAACCAAAGTCATAGACTTGTTCAGAATCTGAAAAGTGTGACATATGTCTCTTCAGGGGGAATGTCATGACCCTATGACATGAATTTCGAGGAGAATTGAAGTCCTAGATCCTGATCATTGTGTACTAAGttgaaatgtttaaatttatgcTTATGTGACACACCTTTAGGTTTCGATTGTTTATTAACCAATACTAAAAGAAGATTATGACCTTGGTTTTTTTAATTGACACCTATATATTTgcgaaaattttaaaaatttcaccATGCCTTTTAATGTTTCGCTTTTGTTGAAACTGAAGTCTAATATGTGAGTTAGAAGCtatattttgtactagtgtgcTAAGTACATGGTAAGAGATTTGATTTTTAGTTTATGTGAATTTGTAATAAACATAGAtccatattttcattttcactttgttcacttgaatgaatttgggggagagtgattaaATAGATTTGAGAAGagttgaaggtaaatttttgttgtttatttgagtggattttgcagtaagtgagagtggatatgaaagtaattttttttaatttatcacatcaatcaaatcctacactaattctcacaaactttacttccaaactcactctcatttaccttcaaatccactcaaataaacaacaaaaaaaattatcttcaaatcctctgaAATCCATTTaatcactctcctccaaatttatttaagaCATTAATATTAGCTAGTGTCTTTACAATTTCAtagtttcattttaaatttgaactcattttcattttgtttgccataaattatatgtaattataatGAGTGGAAATTACACTCCTAAATCTATTTGAATTAcaatcattaatatttaattttttaaaaatccaaCACAAACCTCTACCAAAATCATTACATTATGAACCTACTTTACGGTTCATATTCACTCCCTTTGAGAAGCTTTAAAACTATTACGTTTACCTATTCTCATAAGAAACACAtgtgtgaaaaagaaaataacaacgCAAAGAATTGTTGTAGTTGAATAATGTTAGATAAATCAAGTTATAATTTAATAGCGTCATTCCTAGTAAAATAATTGTAGAGGATGAGTGATGGGGTCGCaccccatacaaatttgattacAAATAAAATGCAGTAcagtactaggaagtgactcttaAATCGTTTCTCAGGGACCAAATTGTGGTTCGAGTCTTAAGCCAAACACGAAGTGGGGGATTTGatagtgtttttgtgattcgaatatttttgtgaaatattttgttgtaaaatgtaaatgacgaaatttaaaaattaaacacaaccgaATACAATTGAAGGCattaaaatacataaacaaaGCATTAAATTGATCACTGCAACAGATAAATATCCACACACAATTCAAGCTATGAAAATGTAATGCTTAAGCTAAAACAGAAAATACACAATGCTGTAAAAGTAAATGCTCAAGGtgtgtgacaaattaaaaaaacttgaCAGCCATGCCCTTCCTCTAAATTAAATCACTTAAATTAAATGTATCACCGTAAGAGCATATcctaaagaaattaaatttgaaattgcaATTACTTCTAAAAATCCTCTATGTGCCGTGACATGTTGAGCTTCCATGGgtttcattgaaaataaaaatgggaATAGGTTTCCTCTTCTAGTACAGTGGCCTTCCAACATccatattaactttattttccaAAGAAATCATGTGCTTTCCACTCCAACACTTCTTGCCTTTCTCCTAAATGAAAAGTAAATGGAATTGTGCTATCCACATAAGCAATGTCCACACCTTTCACTCATGGGAGCCGTGCCTCTCCACTCCTTCTCCAAAACAACTCatgaaaagataaaatcaatGCAAGAAGAGGTCCCATATGCTGGACTAAATGCTAATGGATTTTAGAAGAAAGATGTTTGATTTCTACAAAGACCTTTGCACGTGACAACACCTACTCATCtaagaaacaaaaagaattaaaaacattgcTGCTCGAAATGAAATGAACCGAGAGCTCCTCCAAAACTCCTTCCAATTTTAATCACCAGTTTGTTTTGCTTCCTTTCATTCTTaagaacattaaaataaaagcatGAAACAATTCTTTCTTAAACAGCCGTGAACATTCAAGCATAACAATAAAAGGGTTCAATCAAAAGtgtataaaagaaaacttaaatgaAAGAAGGAGTATGATCCTTCCAAGCCGTGACCCTGCAGcacaaattaaaagaagaaaaacactccaaaatgaaattacaaagcTCTCTATTCCCAGTAATAACGTGCACAAGCAAAACCAAATTATAGTTTATGGAATAGATAGATGAATGTAACAGCAGTTGAACAAAAGCTTCAATAAAAACGTGtacaaaaccaaatgaaaagGTAACAAGAATTCAGCAAATTAAGATTAGCTTACGGCTCTCCTTTGCAGTGTCACTGTGTATCTTCCTACATCATCCTCCATTCCAGACagtgtgttttctttttccatctccacacttcaaataataattaaccgTGCACTCCCAACTCCCTGTGCTATTTGGACTCTCCACTAATTTgaaagatgatgatgattcCCTTAGTGGTTGGAACACGTAAGGTAATTGCTGGAGCACTAAAGGTTGAATGACCCACCACTCACTGCTGTTGCCTTTGCTTCTGGACCAAGACCGTGACCCTTCCTCCAAGCTCCTCATTCACGTGTGTTGTCTTCTTCAAAGCTGCTGGAACGTAACAACACCTCCTTGATGCTGCTGCTGCCCAAGCTGCTGGACGTGTGCAGCCCCTCAAGGTGGCTGCTGCACCTCCTTGTTTGCTAGACCGTGTGTGTGAAGTGCAGCTCTCCTTGGACGTGTGAACGGACACTGCTGGACTAGATTGTGGCAGCTGCCGTGTGCTTCTTGTGTTGGTCTCTCATGGGCTGCACCTAGTGCCTTCTTGTGaagcagaaagaaagaaaactaattCCCAGCAGCTGGAGAGAAACCGTGAGCCAACTAGGCCGTGGTGTCTCCCACTTcctaaaagagaaagaagattccTCCATTTTGTGTTGGCTGCCTTAGGCCGTGAGATGCATTGTTCCAAGCCAATTTAATGCttcttaaaattcaataaatgaaGGACTTGCTTCACGTGAAAGTTGTGCTGATGTGGATGTTTCCAAATATATTTCTACCGTGAGATGCACTTCCTTGCAACCAATCAAGAAGAGGCCTAAAACCCCTTTTAATTTGTGGCCGTGAGAGACTAGGAGACCAACAAAGAATTAAGTTGCTTCCTCCAAAAGAAAATGAGTTGAAGGTgctttcttctattttttttagcCAAACCAAGCCGCATATTCTAGCTGAAGTCTCCACGGATCTGCACATCTTTTTCTATTCAACACAAAATAAGTCAATGCAGTGTAACTTCTTTCAATTAAATAACACAATGTGTAAATGaatattcttccaaatgtcccaatttattttccaaaattttccttgcaatcaataatgaaaataataagctcagataattcaaattaattaaaataagaatttctggtgaaattaagcacaattagaaaaaatgggaaaataatagacatttaagcacaattccccgattaaatccagtacaataagctaagtgaagtcaataaaatattgactcatcaaaatagaccacacttagtcttttgcactcctgagCAAAATTAAAACGCAAatcaaggaatagttcaaagggCATCAGGTGTACGAAACAAGCTCAgcacacagaaaaacaaaaactcacaaagaaacaaaccgaattacacagttctcaagTAATCTGGACAAATAAAAGCAGTAGACAATATCTAACACATGCAAGCACTTCCAAGCATggtaaaataatcaatcagcttAAGAGGTGAATCACAAGCAGCAAAACCTCACAGGTGCACTATTactgtttctctcaagtgtctaaggtAAGAActgtcaactcaatgcactcaagaaagcaaacacaaacagacttggcaagcctctaaaatcaacactcagaaacatatgcatgttcaaatcaaaaggtcttttattggtgaaatggggccaaggacaagggaggataaatatggataagtagctataaCCCAAACagaatagaggagcaatggggatcaagtttaaatataatcaaatcacatccaaaacctctaattcaatcctcttcttgactccgtTATTCACAAacagaatattttattttattttattttattatttttttccatcttgtctcttttttttcttttctctatttaGGACTCaactgtaagagacaagatacacaacatatttacaaaaatgacgaaga from the Vigna angularis cultivar LongXiaoDou No.4 chromosome 3, ASM1680809v1, whole genome shotgun sequence genome contains:
- the LOC108325226 gene encoding clustered mitochondria protein; protein product: MGDLQLYPVSVKTQTGEKLELQLNPGDSVMDVRQFLLDAPETCFITCYDLLLHTKDASTHHLEDYNEISEVADITTGGCSLEMVPAFYDDRSIRAHVHRTRELLSLSNLHASLSTSLALQNEISQNKGSNSADTLKPEVPELDGLGYMEDISGSLGNLLSSPLKDIKCVESIVFSSFNPPPSYRRLLEDLIYLDVITLEGNKFCITGSTKMFYVNSSSANTLDPRQSKATFEATNLVALLQKISPKFKKSFPGSIGG